A window of the Streptomyces sp. NBC_01351 genome harbors these coding sequences:
- a CDS encoding acyltransferase, with amino-acid sequence MGVRIQPSSQVDESAELGEGTTIWDLAQIREDARLGRGCIVGRGAYVGPGVRIGNHVKLQNYALVYEPAVLGDGVFIGPAAVLTNDFYPRAVDPEGRLKRDGDWEAAGVVVAEGASLGARSVCVAGVRIGRWALVGAGAVVTRDVPDFALVAGVPARRTGWVGKAGVRLVERAQEPGVWECPSTGDLYEEKGGTLAERS; translated from the coding sequence GTGGGTGTCCGCATTCAACCCTCCTCCCAGGTCGACGAGTCGGCCGAGCTCGGCGAGGGGACCACCATCTGGGATCTGGCACAGATACGGGAGGACGCCCGGCTCGGGCGCGGGTGCATCGTGGGGCGCGGAGCGTACGTCGGGCCGGGCGTTCGCATCGGTAACCACGTGAAGCTGCAGAACTACGCCCTCGTGTACGAGCCCGCCGTGCTCGGTGACGGCGTGTTCATCGGCCCGGCGGCCGTGCTCACCAACGACTTCTACCCGCGCGCGGTCGACCCCGAAGGCCGGCTGAAGCGCGACGGCGACTGGGAGGCCGCCGGAGTCGTGGTGGCCGAGGGGGCCTCGCTCGGAGCCCGGTCGGTGTGCGTGGCCGGGGTGCGGATCGGGCGCTGGGCGCTGGTGGGGGCCGGCGCCGTGGTGACCCGGGACGTTCCCGACTTCGCACTCGTGGCCGGGGTACCGGCCCGGCGGACCGGCTGGGTGGGGAAGGCCGGAGTCCGCCTGGTGGAGCGCGCGCAGGAGCCGGGCGTCTGGGAGTGCCCGAGCACCGGCGACCTGTACGAGGAGAAGGGCGGCACGCTCGCCGAGCGCAGCTGA
- a CDS encoding DUF305 domain-containing protein gives MRKHRSLIRRTATAVAAVATATLVLAACGSGDDANAGHGGHSYSAAPTDSASAAQGQHNAADVAFAKGMIPHHRQAVEMADLAPSRAESAEVKKLAEEIKKAQDPEIRTLSGWLTSWGEQVPAEGAADHSGHGAGGAGGMMTAGEMDQLGKSSGKAFDTAFMQLMIKHHEGAVAMARTEKTEGAFPEAKTMADAIISSQTAEIDRMNGLLG, from the coding sequence ATGCGCAAGCACCGTTCCCTCATCCGCCGTACCGCCACCGCCGTCGCGGCCGTGGCCACGGCCACGCTCGTCCTCGCCGCCTGCGGGTCGGGCGACGACGCCAACGCCGGGCACGGCGGCCACAGCTACTCCGCCGCGCCGACGGACTCGGCGTCCGCCGCGCAGGGGCAGCACAACGCCGCCGACGTGGCCTTCGCCAAGGGGATGATCCCCCACCACCGGCAGGCCGTGGAGATGGCGGACCTCGCCCCCTCCCGCGCCGAGTCGGCCGAGGTCAAGAAGCTCGCCGAGGAGATCAAGAAGGCCCAGGACCCGGAGATCAGGACCCTCTCCGGGTGGCTGACCTCCTGGGGCGAGCAGGTGCCCGCCGAGGGCGCCGCGGACCACTCCGGGCACGGCGCCGGCGGAGCGGGCGGGATGATGACGGCCGGGGAGATGGACCAGCTCGGAAAGTCCTCCGGCAAGGCGTTCGACACCGCCTTCATGCAGCTGATGATCAAGCACCACGAAGGCGCGGTCGCGATGGCCCGCACGGAGAAGACCGAGGGGGCCTTCCCGGAGGCCAAGACGATGGCCGACGCGATCATCAGCTCGCAGACCGCCGAGATCGACAGGATGAACGGCCTGCTGGGCTGA
- a CDS encoding DUF6153 family protein — translation MISRVQPSSRRPAGRGFVLLVLAVLAGVLAMHGLGPGPSLARTPAAVGGHVMAAGHHEPAGTVVGAPEGCSHTDGGSGHTHHADATCAATGIGTAYAPPAPAAALEGAPAAEAPHAVATASAQSGRGPPDLAELQLLRI, via the coding sequence ATGATCTCCCGCGTGCAGCCGTCGAGCCGCCGCCCGGCAGGGCGCGGCTTCGTGCTGCTCGTACTCGCGGTGCTGGCCGGTGTGCTGGCCATGCACGGCCTGGGCCCCGGTCCCTCCCTCGCACGTACCCCCGCGGCGGTCGGCGGCCACGTCATGGCGGCGGGCCACCATGAACCGGCCGGTACGGTGGTCGGCGCGCCCGAGGGCTGCTCGCACACCGACGGCGGATCCGGCCACACGCACCACGCGGACGCCACCTGCGCGGCCACCGGTATCGGTACCGCGTACGCCCCGCCGGCCCCGGCGGCCGCCCTTGAGGGCGCACCGGCGGCCGAGGCGCCCCACGCCGTCGCCACGGCGTCGGCGCAGAGCGGACGGGGCCCGCCCGACCTGGCCGAACTGCAACTCCTGCGGATCTAG
- a CDS encoding phosphoribosyltransferase family protein produces the protein MFFTDRADAGRRLAAALRHVATEDPVVLGLPRGGVPVAFQVARELGAPLDVIVVRKLGVPYHQELGFGAIGEGGVRIISEDIVRQARVAPEDVAAVERSAQEALGRQAHRLREGRPRLSLVGRTAIVVDDGIATGATAAAACEVARAQGASRVVLAAPVAPPDAVAWLRGAADEVVCLSTPRAFRAVGEWYQDFSQTADEEVVALLAEAGTHAPRPTEAEADVEVEVEVEVDRGALRLAGDLALPEAAGNTGNSGAVVMFAHGSGSSRRSPRNRAVAAALNRAGLGTLLFDLLTPSEEADRSNVFAVEPLAGRLSDATRWLRSTYAPGAIGYFGASTGAAAALLAAARPDAEIGAVVSRGGRPDLAGPWLGDVRAPTLLIVGGRDTTVLELNRQAKAELRCENRLDVVPGATHLFEEPGALDEVAELAREWFTRHLANAAR, from the coding sequence GTGTTCTTCACCGATCGGGCCGACGCGGGTCGGCGTCTCGCCGCGGCGCTACGACATGTGGCGACGGAGGATCCGGTCGTCCTTGGGCTGCCCCGGGGCGGGGTACCGGTGGCCTTCCAGGTGGCGCGGGAGCTCGGGGCTCCGCTGGACGTGATCGTCGTGCGCAAGCTCGGGGTCCCCTACCACCAGGAGCTGGGCTTCGGGGCCATCGGCGAGGGCGGCGTACGGATCATCAGCGAGGACATCGTCCGCCAGGCCCGGGTGGCCCCCGAGGACGTAGCCGCCGTGGAACGCAGCGCGCAGGAGGCCCTCGGCCGGCAGGCGCACCGCCTGCGCGAGGGCCGGCCGCGGCTCTCCCTCGTCGGGCGCACCGCGATCGTGGTGGACGACGGGATCGCCACGGGCGCCACCGCGGCCGCCGCGTGCGAGGTCGCCCGCGCGCAGGGAGCGTCCCGCGTGGTGCTCGCCGCGCCGGTGGCTCCGCCGGACGCGGTCGCGTGGCTGCGCGGCGCGGCCGACGAGGTGGTGTGCCTGTCCACGCCGCGTGCCTTCCGGGCGGTGGGCGAGTGGTACCAGGACTTCTCCCAGACCGCCGACGAGGAGGTCGTCGCCCTGCTGGCGGAGGCCGGGACCCACGCCCCGCGCCCCACCGAAGCCGAAGCCGACGTGGAGGTCGAGGTGGAGGTAGAGGTCGACCGGGGCGCGCTGCGGCTGGCCGGGGACCTCGCCCTGCCGGAGGCCGCCGGGAACACCGGGAACTCCGGTGCGGTCGTCATGTTCGCCCACGGCTCCGGCAGCAGCCGCCGCAGCCCCCGCAACCGCGCCGTGGCGGCCGCGCTGAACCGGGCGGGCCTGGGCACCCTGCTCTTCGACCTGCTCACGCCCTCCGAGGAGGCCGACCGGTCGAACGTGTTCGCCGTCGAGCCCCTGGCCGGGCGCCTCTCGGACGCGACGCGCTGGCTGCGGAGCACGTACGCGCCCGGGGCCATCGGCTACTTCGGGGCGAGCACGGGAGCCGCGGCCGCGCTGCTGGCCGCCGCGCGGCCCGACGCGGAGATCGGCGCCGTGGTCTCCCGGGGCGGCCGCCCGGACCTGGCCGGGCCGTGGCTGGGCGACGTACGGGCGCCCACGCTGCTCATCGTCGGCGGCCGCGATACGACGGTGCTGGAACTCAACCGGCAGGCGAAGGCGGAGCTGCGCTGCGAGAACCGGCTCGACGTGGTCCCGGGCGCCACGCACCTCTTCGAGGAGCCGGGGGCGCTCGACGAGGTCGCGGAACTGGCCCGGGAGTGGTTCACCCGCCACTTGGCGAACGCGGCAAGATAA
- a CDS encoding DUF4142 domain-containing protein, translating to MRWRSINSLSVATRHTIANGVVITALAVTLIALLIPVEGFGSRTPAGSAAGTAGAAGEDDGAGTMSTAYGPLTAADRDFVRKVRLAGLWELPAGRQAQQRGTRASVRTAGDHLVEGHTDLDQQVIRVGQALGVDLPNQPTSQQQEWLGQLTQAQGDAYERLFIQLLRRAHGKVFALLAGVRAQTRNSMVRALATSANATVLDHITVLEESGLVDFDALSDASPVPSPARSSPAVPAPAAPSPAPSSPAPPIPSRKKSSHESTGS from the coding sequence CTGCGGTGGCGATCCATCAACAGCCTGTCGGTGGCCACGCGGCACACGATCGCGAACGGTGTCGTCATCACCGCCCTCGCCGTCACCCTGATCGCGCTGCTGATTCCCGTCGAGGGATTCGGCAGCCGGACCCCGGCCGGAAGCGCGGCAGGGACCGCGGGCGCGGCGGGCGAGGACGACGGCGCCGGGACCATGAGCACGGCGTACGGGCCGTTGACCGCCGCGGACCGGGACTTCGTCCGCAAGGTCCGGCTGGCCGGGCTGTGGGAGCTGCCCGCCGGCCGGCAGGCCCAGCAGCGCGGGACGCGCGCCTCGGTGCGCACGGCCGGGGATCACCTCGTCGAGGGCCACACCGACCTGGACCAGCAGGTCATCCGCGTCGGCCAGGCCCTCGGCGTCGACCTGCCCAATCAGCCCACCTCGCAACAGCAGGAATGGCTGGGGCAGCTGACGCAGGCTCAGGGAGACGCGTACGAAAGGCTGTTCATCCAGCTCCTGCGCCGGGCGCACGGGAAGGTGTTCGCGCTGCTGGCCGGGGTGCGGGCACAGACCCGCAACTCCATGGTCCGCGCCCTCGCCACCTCCGCCAACGCCACGGTCCTGGACCACATCACGGTCCTGGAGGAGAGCGGTCTGGTCGACTTCGACGCGCTCTCCGACGCGAGCCCGGTGCCGTCGCCGGCCCGCTCCTCCCCTGCCGTTCCCGCACCGGCCGCCCCGTCCCCGGCCCCCTCCTCCCCCGCTCCCCCGATCCCATCGAGGAAGAAGTCATCGCATGAGTCGACAGGGTCATGA
- a CDS encoding DUF1996 domain-containing protein, producing MSRQGHERRRMPGALLAVVSALALGAGGVAVVAGNASAGQDDDGAGQLTATIDCPDIGTRLTSVPEQAKAEVDEGLAQLDVQVADAYRRLAAGEARGDALLGELRRQRDTTINRLADAVGRSGGRPDELTDLSGCRMKQAPAEDATAGEPASVRKGGPARSDFVSITKVRPNVRTPAPSADASKGTFTSKCGRNENGHFNPDNVIVAPGVSNGAHHMHDYVGNVSTDAFSTNNSLAAAGTTCANGDQSSYYWPVLRLRDGKAERDARAPGGGQDGNVGTILRPKQVTLTFQGSPVGRVTAMPRFLRVITGDAKAFTNGTANANASWSCTGFEDRQLKDKYPICPKGSDVVRTFTFQSCWDGRNTDSANHRTHMAFTDRAGRCPKGFTAVPQLVQRITYGIAPGARFAVDSFPEQLHKPVTDHGDFINVMSPGLMDRAVDCVNSGRSCR from the coding sequence ATGAGTCGACAGGGTCATGAACGCCGCCGAATGCCGGGCGCACTGCTCGCCGTGGTCTCCGCTCTGGCGCTGGGCGCCGGCGGGGTCGCCGTCGTCGCGGGCAACGCCTCCGCAGGACAGGACGACGACGGGGCAGGGCAGTTGACGGCCACGATCGACTGCCCGGACATCGGAACGCGGCTCACTTCCGTCCCCGAGCAGGCGAAGGCCGAGGTCGACGAGGGCCTCGCCCAGCTGGACGTCCAGGTGGCCGACGCCTACCGGCGGCTCGCGGCCGGTGAGGCGCGGGGAGACGCCCTCCTCGGCGAGCTCCGCCGGCAGCGCGATACGACCATCAACCGGCTGGCCGACGCGGTGGGCCGGTCCGGCGGGCGTCCCGACGAGCTCACGGACTTGAGCGGCTGCCGGATGAAGCAGGCTCCCGCCGAGGACGCGACGGCCGGGGAACCGGCCTCCGTACGCAAGGGAGGTCCCGCGCGCAGCGACTTCGTCTCCATCACCAAGGTCCGGCCGAACGTGCGCACCCCCGCGCCGTCGGCGGACGCCTCCAAGGGCACGTTCACCTCGAAGTGCGGCCGCAACGAGAACGGCCACTTCAACCCCGACAACGTCATCGTGGCGCCCGGCGTCTCCAACGGCGCCCACCACATGCACGACTACGTGGGCAACGTGTCCACGGACGCCTTCTCCACCAACAACAGCCTCGCCGCCGCCGGCACCACCTGTGCCAACGGCGACCAGTCCAGCTACTACTGGCCGGTGCTGCGGCTGCGCGACGGGAAGGCCGAGCGGGACGCCCGGGCTCCCGGCGGCGGCCAGGACGGCAACGTGGGCACCATCCTGCGGCCCAAGCAGGTCACCCTCACCTTCCAGGGCAGTCCCGTAGGCCGGGTCACGGCGATGCCCCGCTTCCTGCGGGTCATCACGGGCGACGCGAAGGCGTTCACCAACGGCACGGCCAACGCCAACGCCTCGTGGAGCTGCACCGGTTTCGAGGACCGGCAGCTGAAGGACAAGTACCCGATCTGTCCGAAGGGCAGCGACGTGGTCCGCACCTTCACCTTTCAGAGCTGCTGGGACGGGCGGAACACCGACAGCGCCAACCACCGTACGCACATGGCCTTCACGGACCGCGCGGGCCGCTGCCCGAAGGGCTTCACCGCGGTGCCGCAGCTGGTGCAGCGGATCACCTACGGCATCGCGCCGGGCGCCCGGTTCGCCGTGGACAGCTTCCCCGAGCAGCTGCACAAGCCGGTGACCGACCACGGTGACTTCATCAACGTGATGTCGCCCGGCCTGATGGACAGGGCCGTGGACTGCGTCAACTCCGGCCGTAGCTGCCGCTGA
- a CDS encoding PucR family transcriptional regulator, with amino-acid sequence MCELLNRIWSRPRGEWTRVLRRELPALAAEIVEELLHGDPELSELVDDNDAVDGELLRQRVEGALLTALGYRDPADGADAGAEAGADAGAEAGDGSETDPHTESGTEPETEESQVGAQARQELFAALTDDRAASASSLAELAQAAGWPLPVAVRAIALAAPGETRQLAAVLEDALVGVFAGRPCLLVPTSDPDARTPLELPLRGRCAAVGHAVPLRDAASSLRWALRLLALTPARGGLDARTVFVDDHLSTLLLLQDEPLAHALAARWLRPLADLTPRQSERLEVTLLAWLEGGGAPEAAKALSVHPQTVRYRMRQLEKLFGTGLRDPRTRFELEMALRSRRLMAQVRRRHSRVGRRTPRVVTADFTPVVVDRMARVNGL; translated from the coding sequence ATGTGCGAACTTCTGAACCGCATCTGGTCCCGCCCGCGCGGCGAGTGGACCCGTGTCCTGCGCAGGGAACTCCCCGCGCTGGCGGCCGAGATAGTGGAGGAGCTTCTGCATGGAGATCCGGAACTTTCCGAACTTGTCGATGACAACGATGCCGTTGACGGCGAACTGCTCAGACAGAGGGTGGAAGGCGCCCTCCTTACCGCGCTCGGCTACCGCGATCCGGCCGATGGAGCCGACGCCGGGGCCGAAGCCGGGGCCGACGCCGGGGCCGAAGCCGGGGACGGCTCCGAAACCGATCCCCACACCGAATCCGGCACGGAACCCGAAACGGAGGAATCGCAGGTAGGCGCACAGGCGCGGCAAGAGCTCTTCGCGGCCCTCACCGACGACCGGGCCGCGTCCGCGAGCTCCCTCGCCGAGCTCGCCCAGGCGGCCGGCTGGCCCCTCCCCGTGGCCGTACGGGCCATCGCGCTCGCCGCACCCGGTGAGACGCGGCAGCTGGCAGCCGTACTGGAGGACGCCCTCGTCGGTGTGTTCGCGGGCCGCCCGTGCCTGCTGGTTCCGACCTCCGACCCGGACGCCCGGACCCCCCTGGAACTCCCGCTGCGCGGCCGCTGCGCCGCCGTCGGCCATGCCGTCCCGCTCCGCGACGCCGCGTCCTCGCTGCGCTGGGCGCTGCGCCTGCTCGCCCTGACTCCCGCCCGCGGCGGTCTGGACGCCCGGACCGTCTTCGTGGACGACCACCTCTCCACCCTGCTGCTGCTCCAGGACGAGCCCCTGGCCCACGCGCTGGCCGCCCGGTGGCTGCGCCCACTGGCGGACCTGACCCCCCGCCAGAGCGAACGGCTGGAGGTGACCCTGCTCGCCTGGCTGGAAGGCGGCGGAGCCCCCGAGGCCGCCAAGGCCCTCAGCGTCCACCCGCAGACCGTGCGCTACCGGATGCGCCAGCTGGAGAAGCTCTTCGGAACGGGGCTCCGGGACCCCCGCACCCGGTTCGAACTGGAGATGGCCCTGCGCAGCCGCCGGCTGATGGCCCAAGTGCGGCGCCGGCACTCGCGGGTGGGCCGCCGGACGCCCCGCGTGGTCACGGCCGACTTCACGCCCGTGGTCGTCGATCGGATGGCCCGCGTCAACGGCCTGTAG
- a CDS encoding NADH-ubiquinone oxidoreductase-F iron-sulfur binding region domain-containing protein — MTAGPRPGLGCVGAPRLLAGLDRAARLDREAHLAVHGTLPRQCLEELVTLADEIDLRGRGGAGFPFARKLRAVARSARGRDGLTAVVVNGSEGEPSCLKDTALLLHAPHLVLDGALLAAGALGAEEVAVAVTRPDVEQSVREAVAERGPAGRRVRVARLPERFVTGEGTALVDGLNGGAALPSGQKVRTSERGLGGLPTLLSNTETFAQLAVAARLGAREYRTAGLPAEPGTVLLTVAGSTVVEVPTGASLSYVLQLCGAEPGQGVLVGGYHGRWLDPGSARAAQVSRQALAALGAVLGAGAVLPLPEDTCPAGEVARVTRWMARESAGQCGPCVRGLPALADVLEDSVRGGGRAALEAVEARLRAVRGRGACSHPDGTSQFVASALSAFPEEFRDHALGSGCGRRVLGALPLPRDESPERLVVDWTLCRGHGLCVDVLPDVVRLDADGYPAEASMAVPARLRPKALRAVRRCPALALRIQG, encoded by the coding sequence GTGACCGCCGGACCGCGCCCGGGCCTCGGCTGCGTGGGCGCTCCGAGGCTGCTGGCCGGGCTGGACCGGGCCGCCCGGCTCGACCGCGAGGCGCATCTGGCCGTGCACGGCACGCTGCCCCGGCAATGTCTGGAGGAACTGGTCACCCTCGCCGATGAGATCGACCTGCGGGGGCGGGGCGGGGCCGGTTTCCCCTTCGCGCGGAAGCTGCGTGCGGTCGCCCGGTCGGCCCGGGGGCGGGACGGGCTCACGGCCGTGGTCGTCAACGGCAGTGAGGGCGAGCCGAGTTGCCTCAAGGACACGGCGCTCCTGCTGCACGCCCCGCACCTCGTGCTCGACGGGGCCCTGCTGGCCGCCGGCGCGCTCGGCGCCGAGGAGGTGGCCGTGGCCGTCACGCGGCCGGACGTGGAGCAGTCGGTACGCGAAGCCGTCGCGGAACGCGGTCCCGCGGGCCGCCGGGTCCGCGTGGCGAGGCTGCCCGAGCGCTTCGTGACGGGCGAGGGGACGGCCCTGGTGGACGGCCTGAACGGCGGCGCCGCGCTGCCGTCGGGGCAGAAGGTGCGGACCAGCGAACGCGGCCTGGGCGGCTTGCCCACCCTGCTCTCGAACACCGAGACCTTCGCCCAACTCGCCGTCGCCGCACGGCTCGGCGCGCGGGAGTACCGGACGGCCGGTCTGCCGGCCGAGCCGGGCACCGTCCTGCTGACGGTCGCCGGTTCCACGGTCGTCGAGGTGCCGACCGGCGCCTCCCTCTCCTACGTGCTCCAGCTGTGCGGAGCCGAGCCCGGTCAGGGCGTACTGGTCGGCGGCTACCACGGAAGGTGGCTGGACCCGGGGTCCGCGCGCGCCGCGCAGGTGTCCCGGCAGGCCCTCGCCGCCCTCGGCGCGGTCCTGGGGGCGGGGGCGGTGCTGCCGCTGCCCGAGGACACCTGCCCCGCCGGGGAGGTGGCCCGGGTGACCCGGTGGATGGCGAGGGAGTCGGCGGGCCAGTGCGGGCCCTGCGTACGGGGGCTGCCCGCGCTGGCCGACGTACTGGAGGACTCCGTGCGGGGCGGGGGCCGCGCAGCCCTCGAAGCGGTGGAGGCGCGGCTGCGGGCGGTCCGGGGCCGGGGTGCCTGTAGCCATCCCGACGGGACCTCGCAGTTCGTGGCCTCTGCCCTGTCCGCGTTCCCGGAGGAGTTCCGCGACCACGCGCTGGGCAGCGGCTGCGGGCGGCGGGTGCTGGGGGCGCTGCCGCTCCCCCGGGACGAGAGTCCGGAGCGGCTGGTCGTGGACTGGACGCTGTGCCGGGGGCACGGGCTGTGCGTGGACGTCCTCCCCGATGTCGTGCGCCTGGACGCGGACGGCTATCCGGCGGAGGCGTCCATGGCGGTGCCGGCGCGACTGCGCCCGAAGGCACTGCGCGCGGTCCGGCGCTGCCCGGCACTCGCGCTGCGCATTCAGGGCTGA
- a CDS encoding SCO0930 family lipoprotein, with translation MKRIRSGMLSGSAVAVLLLTAGCGYGGDSAGKSGGAAPVADSAKIGSAYDTGGAGYGSDPGTVTAAGAGQLKVRDIPAVGAAVTDGEGRTLYRFDKDTAEPPKSNCDGDCAKAWPPVAADDATAGEGIEAGLLGSVLRADGTRQLTLAGRPVYRYAKDTAAGEALGEGVGGTWHVVGADGNPAAGAPPAEAEKPGAELSVVQNPTLGGILADAEGRTLYRFDKDSAWPMKIGCLDSCLDTWKPAEPVDKASISGIAAELVGSVKRPDGTEQLTIDCWPVYTFTGDKQPGDISGQGKQGLWFAVTDKGKKAKSSV, from the coding sequence GTGAAGAGAATACGGAGTGGGATGCTCTCCGGGTCGGCTGTCGCAGTTCTGCTGCTGACGGCCGGATGCGGCTACGGCGGGGATTCCGCGGGGAAATCGGGCGGGGCCGCGCCGGTGGCCGACAGCGCGAAGATCGGGTCCGCGTACGATACGGGCGGCGCCGGCTACGGAAGCGATCCGGGCACCGTCACGGCGGCCGGGGCGGGGCAGTTGAAGGTGCGGGACATCCCGGCCGTGGGCGCCGCCGTCACCGACGGGGAGGGCCGCACCCTCTACCGGTTCGACAAGGACACGGCCGAGCCCCCCAAGTCCAACTGCGACGGGGACTGCGCCAAGGCCTGGCCCCCGGTCGCGGCGGACGACGCCACGGCGGGCGAGGGCATCGAGGCGGGCCTCCTCGGATCGGTGCTCCGGGCCGACGGAACCCGCCAGCTGACCCTGGCCGGCCGGCCCGTGTACCGCTACGCCAAGGACACCGCGGCGGGCGAAGCGCTCGGGGAGGGTGTCGGCGGAACGTGGCACGTGGTGGGGGCGGACGGAAATCCGGCGGCGGGCGCCCCTCCGGCCGAGGCGGAGAAGCCCGGCGCCGAGCTGTCCGTCGTACAGAACCCGACGCTCGGCGGAATTCTCGCGGATGCGGAGGGCCGCACCTTGTACCGGTTCGACAAGGACAGCGCCTGGCCGATGAAGATCGGCTGTCTGGATTCCTGCCTGGACACCTGGAAACCCGCCGAGCCGGTCGACAAGGCGAGCATTTCCGGAATAGCCGCCGAATTGGTCGGATCGGTGAAGCGCCCGGACGGTACGGAACAATTGACGATCGACTGCTGGCCCGTCTACACGTTCACGGGCGACAAACAACCCGGGGACATCAGCGGCCAGGGAAAGCAGGGCCTCTGGTTCGCCGTGACGGACAAGGGGAAGAAGGCGAAGTCATCCGTCTAG
- a CDS encoding pyridine nucleotide-disulfide oxidoreductase encodes MTQNPSGSLRAVVLGGGLAGTLAAAALAPYVAEVLVIERDSALPETATPRPRLPQAAHAHMLWSGGADAIEELLPGTTATWLEAGAHRIPIPNGMVSYSAAGWFRRWTETHYLIGASRDLIDWGVRTGLKAHPNVRVRAGVKIGGLVGDGSRVTGVRVLDEGREESVVDADLVVDATGRDSKAPEWLAEIGGPVVAETVVDAGVRYASRRYRAPEGAESNWPVIHIQADPREGRPGQVVSIISIEDGQWHVSLSGTRGGEPSADEQLFEEFARGVRHPLAADFLARAEPIGEVVVFGRTANRQRQFEKAAMPEGFVVLGDAATSLNPVYGHGMSAAALGALALRDTAAKIPVTAPKFAARAQKAIARPAAAAWLLAVGQDRFYPGAVGKAPNLADKLAARYVQRLNRAAIGNFLVVRALTDVMTMKKPAAILGSPDVLVAAARGLRRPLLDGPPLTEREQSVLDREPLRAEVNKTS; translated from the coding sequence ATGACCCAGAACCCTTCCGGCAGCCTCCGAGCCGTCGTCCTCGGCGGCGGACTGGCGGGCACCCTCGCCGCCGCGGCCCTGGCGCCGTACGTGGCGGAGGTCCTCGTCATCGAACGGGACTCCGCGCTCCCCGAGACCGCGACCCCCAGGCCGAGGCTGCCCCAGGCGGCACACGCCCACATGCTGTGGTCGGGCGGGGCCGACGCCATCGAGGAACTGCTCCCCGGCACCACCGCCACCTGGCTGGAGGCCGGCGCGCACCGCATCCCGATCCCGAACGGGATGGTCTCGTACTCGGCAGCGGGCTGGTTCCGGCGCTGGACCGAGACGCACTACCTCATCGGGGCCAGCCGCGACCTCATCGACTGGGGCGTGCGCACCGGACTGAAGGCCCACCCGAACGTCCGGGTACGCGCCGGCGTGAAGATCGGCGGACTGGTGGGCGACGGATCCAGGGTGACGGGCGTCCGCGTCCTGGACGAGGGCCGGGAGGAGAGCGTCGTCGACGCGGACCTCGTCGTCGACGCGACGGGCCGCGATTCCAAGGCCCCGGAGTGGCTCGCGGAGATCGGCGGGCCCGTGGTCGCCGAGACCGTCGTGGACGCCGGCGTGCGCTACGCCAGCCGTCGCTACCGGGCGCCGGAAGGCGCCGAATCCAACTGGCCGGTCATTCACATCCAGGCGGACCCGCGGGAGGGGAGACCCGGCCAGGTGGTGTCCATCATCTCCATCGAAGACGGCCAGTGGCACGTCAGCCTCTCCGGTACCCGCGGCGGCGAGCCGAGCGCCGACGAGCAGCTCTTCGAGGAGTTCGCCAGGGGCGTGCGGCATCCGCTGGCCGCCGACTTCCTGGCCCGCGCCGAACCGATCGGCGAGGTGGTCGTCTTCGGCCGGACCGCCAACCGGCAGCGGCAGTTCGAGAAGGCCGCCATGCCGGAGGGGTTCGTCGTCCTCGGCGACGCGGCGACCAGCCTGAATCCGGTCTACGGCCACGGCATGTCCGCCGCGGCGCTCGGCGCCCTGGCCCTGCGCGACACCGCCGCGAAGATCCCGGTGACCGCGCCGAAGTTCGCCGCGCGGGCCCAGAAGGCCATCGCCCGCCCGGCCGCCGCCGCCTGGCTCCTGGCCGTGGGTCAGGACCGCTTCTACCCGGGCGCCGTCGGCAAGGCGCCCAACCTGGCCGACAAGCTCGCGGCCCGGTACGTCCAGCGGCTGAACCGCGCCGCGATCGGCAACTTCCTCGTCGTACGGGCACTGACCGACGTGATGACGATGAAGAAGCCCGCCGCGATCCTCGGCAGCCCCGACGTCCTGGTCGCGGCCGCCCGCGGACTGCGCCGCCCCTTGCTCGACGGGCCTCCGCTGACGGAGCGGGAGCAGAGCGTCCTGGACCGCGAACCCCTGAGGGCCGAGGTGAACAAGACCTCCTGA
- a CDS encoding DUF6545 domain-containing protein — protein sequence MWRRYHQLQPAWRELRVATRHSINLAGGISTPIEVRVTQIESDIYDGILSVHPFLNPEVRELSLAEALKTAPTDEDAAVIADAAVPAHAIVMWTRHAADQTDPPVQPAGDGPLLVSANSTPGLVRLSQALSRSGIVRAAREAAVLESSAR from the coding sequence ATGTGGCGCCGCTACCACCAGCTGCAACCCGCCTGGCGGGAACTGCGCGTGGCGACCCGGCACAGCATCAACCTGGCCGGCGGCATCTCGACACCCATCGAAGTGCGGGTGACGCAGATCGAGTCCGACATCTACGACGGGATCCTCAGCGTCCACCCCTTCCTCAACCCCGAAGTGCGGGAACTGTCCCTGGCCGAGGCGCTCAAGACGGCCCCGACGGACGAGGATGCGGCCGTCATCGCCGATGCCGCCGTGCCGGCCCACGCCATCGTCATGTGGACCCGGCACGCGGCCGACCAGACCGACCCACCCGTACAGCCCGCCGGCGACGGACCCCTGCTCGTCTCCGCGAACAGCACCCCCGGCCTCGTACGCCTGTCCCAGGCCCTGTCGAGGTCCGGCATCGTCCGCGCCGCCCGTGAAGCCGCCGTCCTAGAGAGCAGTGCACGATGA